DNA from Caldivirga sp.:
ACACTCAAATCGAGGATATACCACAGGATGTAGCATTAAAATGGTTAGGAGGGAGGGGACTAGGAGTTTACTTCTTCCTTAAGGAGGTTAATCCTGAAGTTGGTCCCCTATCAGAGGAGAATAAAGTTATATTAGCCACCGGTCCATTAACTGGAATTAATGGCTCCCCTACTCCTGGTAGAATAACTATTGTATCTAAATCGCCTCTAAATGGTAGGTTAACGTATTCATCAGTAGGTGGTCAATTTGGCCCCACTCTTAAGCTTGCAGGCTTTGATGCACTGATAATTGAGGGAAAGCTTAGTAAGCCATCATACCTAATACTTAAGGATGAAAGGGTTTATTTTAAGGATGCATCAGGCATCTGGGGTAAAGACGTAACTGAGGCGTATGATAAAATATTAAGTACCCTACATGAAGAGTATGGTGTTAGTGAAGGCAACGCATCAATAGCATTAATTGGTCCTGCTGGGGAGAACCTAGTCAAGTATGCTTCAATAATGTTTGATAAGCATCATGCGGCTGGTAGAATGGGATTTGGTGCCGTTTTAGGTTATAAAAGAGTTAAAGCGATAGTGGTTGTTAGTTCTAAGAATATGGAGATTAAGGTTTATGATAAGGATTTATTTAGGATAAACTCAATCAATGTGATAAGGAGAATGAAGAATAACCCAATTATAAGGGACTTAACCAGCCTAGGTACATTAGGGGCTCTAGCAACTAGAGTTAGCAAGTTTAACGCAATACCTGCCTTTAATTTAACTAAGCACGTAGATTTGAACATTGACCAGCTTGTAAAAGAATGGAAAGAGAGAATAGACCAAAAGGAATCCCGCAGAGAATATTGCTATGGGTGCCAAATATGCTGCCATAAGCATGTTAAATCCAAGTCAAGTGAATATAAGGTTGAGGGCGGTGCCCCAGAGTACTATGGGGGATTAGTATCATTGGGAACTTACATTGGGGTAACAGACTTGGACTTCATAATATATGCAAAGAATTTATGTGATGAAATGGGGTTGGATGCTATATCAACAGGTCAAACTATAGCTACATTAATAGAGTTAGTGGCTGATGGCAGAATTAACTATGGTATTAAATATGGTGATAAGGATACGATAATTAAGTTAATTAAAATGATTGCGCACAGAGAAGGTATTGGCAATGAATTAGCTGAGGGAGCTCAATACCTTACGGATAAGTATGGTGAACCAGTAACTGCGGTTACTAATAAACGCCTAGAGGTAAGTCTCTGCAATTTAAATGCAGCAATGGGGTATAAGCTAGCCTTGGCAACATCAAACAGGGGTGATGTTAACCAAGTATACCTTAAGCATGAGGTTCTCTCGGAGAATGCGCAATTACTTAATGGTGATGATGCGGTTGATTATGCTATACATATTCAAAACCTAATGGCAATCCTTGATTCATGCGTAATATGCGCCTTCTCAGGTTACGTAATCAACCTTAGTGATTTAAGCAGGTTACTTACAGCTGTAACAGGCATGGATTTCAATGAATCACGATTAGCGGAGATAGGTGAAAGAATCTACACGGCGGAAAGGTACTATAATGCGTTAGCATTAGGTAAGGAAAGCGATGAACTACCCAGTAGGTTAGGTAGTGTACCCGCTGAATTATTGAATAAGTATTATGAGAGGAGAGGATGGGTTAATGGCATACCTAGTGTTGAAACTTTAAAGAAACTTAAGGTCATTGAGTAATGCGGCTTAAATCATAGGGATCTTGGCGCCACATAGTATGTTAATGAACCTGATGCGAACTCGTAAGTTAGCTTAATTGGCTTATTGGTTGCGAACTCTATGGTAACATACTCACATATTGGAGCCATTTGCCTATTCATATTCATTATATACTCAAGGGAGTAGGATGCCTCCTGCTTCTCGCTTACTGAGAATTCCTGGAATGATTCATCAGTGCTTTGGTACTGTACCTCATAATACCTACCCCCCTCACCGGAGGCCTTTACAATGAATGATTCCGGATCAGCAGTGAACGTAATCGCATCGCTTATATCCTCAGCCATCGTTAAAGCATCCTTGAACGCATCCATGCTCATCCGTAT
Protein-coding regions in this window:
- a CDS encoding aldehyde ferredoxin oxidoreductase family protein; its protein translation is MNKNNEIVYMRLIQREIPNTPTYGYVGKILRINLSGENTQIEDIPQDVALKWLGGRGLGVYFFLKEVNPEVGPLSEENKVILATGPLTGINGSPTPGRITIVSKSPLNGRLTYSSVGGQFGPTLKLAGFDALIIEGKLSKPSYLILKDERVYFKDASGIWGKDVTEAYDKILSTLHEEYGVSEGNASIALIGPAGENLVKYASIMFDKHHAAGRMGFGAVLGYKRVKAIVVVSSKNMEIKVYDKDLFRINSINVIRRMKNNPIIRDLTSLGTLGALATRVSKFNAIPAFNLTKHVDLNIDQLVKEWKERIDQKESRREYCYGCQICCHKHVKSKSSEYKVEGGAPEYYGGLVSLGTYIGVTDLDFIIYAKNLCDEMGLDAISTGQTIATLIELVADGRINYGIKYGDKDTIIKLIKMIAHREGIGNELAEGAQYLTDKYGEPVTAVTNKRLEVSLCNLNAAMGYKLALATSNRGDVNQVYLKHEVLSENAQLLNGDDAVDYAIHIQNLMAILDSCVICAFSGYVINLSDLSRLLTAVTGMDFNESRLAEIGERIYTAERYYNALALGKESDELPSRLGSVPAELLNKYYERRGWVNGIPSVETLKKLKVIE